Proteins from a genomic interval of Benincasa hispida cultivar B227 chromosome 7, ASM972705v1, whole genome shotgun sequence:
- the LOC120081420 gene encoding uncharacterized protein LOC120081420 isoform X2, producing the protein MENKKLQVATSSSSSLDHIFGPVDSNSASSTSTTGYFGSIFPPPVVERARKKDVGNQVSSGELGNPDNASINGKKGTAGANGKDESSIYQNETMEPSYFSSSIFYGGQENYSPRTNASQSHHNFKKEGKDNDANESNSNSVSRGNWWKGSLYY; encoded by the exons ATGGAGAACAAGAAGTTGCAAGTGGCTacctcttcatcttcaagtttggATCATATTTTTGGTCCCGTGGACTCAAATTCAGCTTCTTCAACATCTACAACTGGTTATTTCGGCTCTATTTTCCCACCACCG GtggtggagagagcgagaaaaaAGGATGTTGGAAATCAAGTTAGCTCAGGCGAACTTGGGAATCCAG ATAATGCTTCTATAAATGGCAAAAAAGGAACTGCTGGTGCAAATGGGAAAGATGAGAGCTCCATATATCAGAATGAAACTATGGAACCAAGTTACTTTAGTTCCTCCATCTTTTATGGTGGCCAAGAAAATTACTCCCCAAGAACCAATGCCTCGCAATCCCATCATAAT TTTAAGAAAGAAGGGAAAGACAACGATGCAAATGAAAGCAATTCAAACTCTGTTTCAAGAGGAAACTGGTGGAAGG GTTCTCTTTATTACTAA
- the LOC120081420 gene encoding uncharacterized protein LOC120081420 isoform X1, with translation MENKKLQVATSSSSSLDHIFGPVDSNSASSTSTTGYFGSIFPPPVVERARKKDVGNQVSSGELGNPDNASINGKKGTAGANGKDESSIYQNETMEPSYFSSSIFYGGQENYSPRTNASQSHHNFKKEGKDNDANESNSNSVSRGNWWKGMTTSMDLLFDKEEVLMVKTNF, from the exons ATGGAGAACAAGAAGTTGCAAGTGGCTacctcttcatcttcaagtttggATCATATTTTTGGTCCCGTGGACTCAAATTCAGCTTCTTCAACATCTACAACTGGTTATTTCGGCTCTATTTTCCCACCACCG GtggtggagagagcgagaaaaaAGGATGTTGGAAATCAAGTTAGCTCAGGCGAACTTGGGAATCCAG ATAATGCTTCTATAAATGGCAAAAAAGGAACTGCTGGTGCAAATGGGAAAGATGAGAGCTCCATATATCAGAATGAAACTATGGAACCAAGTTACTTTAGTTCCTCCATCTTTTATGGTGGCCAAGAAAATTACTCCCCAAGAACCAATGCCTCGCAATCCCATCATAAT TTTAAGAAAGAAGGGAAAGACAACGATGCAAATGAAAGCAATTCAAACTCTGTTTCAAGAGGAAACTGGTGGAAGGGTATGACAACTTCCATGGATTTACTgtttgacaaagaagaggtgCTGATGGTTAAGACAAATTTTTAA